One region of Eupeodes corollae chromosome 1, idEupCoro1.1, whole genome shotgun sequence genomic DNA includes:
- the LOC129941021 gene encoding radial spoke head protein 6 homolog A has protein sequence MSYCKTPSKSSSKNNQDAHFPICPSEINTCLFSPLESKDQLSNTDIFEQIHVPNIEHELNVATSLLQQGSFTTGDNLFDHLADIIKIVVKEKPENIVDYFEELSFNVREQKFRMPENFPWTYFKEIDVERAKTFMKLMNLPPKPNDNEYDVCKENPPRHFKKSSKPTQKKDHPSLVILQRKLSLNENVLRLHLYWSLCGFNLSNEEVSKLSYALQKVQYHPIVEHARFWGKIYGLKKSYYIVEAKLTQSEIDNRFEEMREDVMEKIRIYQDTKTQSVNKIEDQDLIPGAQWQDRTVDELEKMNHQCEEVPVLTNNPTFDIPPEPIGTGLNRKTYFVVNCLNDEWIELPIVSTQQIQISRKIKKFLKGELDAEIHSYPSFPGTEKHYLRTMIARITSGTYVAPNNYYRRLTKTEMLEIYGDSTKETEGEIDESDGEGEEEDLDNDAIIIENENYKPCAEKLMNSKSWVHVRPNILEQGRIVYFDEKKALKALESGSYNNEEEMEEIDVEVGEEESDSDDSSKMEKSDRPALFNTCFQDKNRENVKSWSIRNSSNHCKINQLTILRSNLWPGAYSFTFEKYSDSIYFGWGSKYTARNVSLAHIPPIHVEYETSDLIEVRDPTVEMEEAWRLFNEKKAFEEMIEEENEEEEESC, from the exons ATGTCATATTGCAAAACCCCATCAAAGTCAAGCTCAAAAAATAACCAAGATGCACATTTTCCAATATGCCCCTCAGAAATTAACACCTGCCTCTTTTCACCTTTGGAATCTAAAGACCAATTGTCAAATAcggatatttttgaacaaattcaTGTTCCTAATATTGAACATGAATTAAATGTTGCCACTTCCCTTCTTCAACAAGGAAGCTTTACAACAGGTGATAATTT GTTTGATCATTTGGCTGATATAATTAAGATAGTGGTGAAAGAAAAACCCGAAAATATTGTGGATTATTTTGAAGAACTAAGTTTCAATGTTCGTGAACAGAAATTTAGAATGCCCGAAAACTTTCCTTGGACTTACTTTAAAGAAATAGACGTTGAAAGAGCTAAAACTTTTATGAAGTTAATGAAT CTTCCTCCTAAGCCCAATGACAACGAATACGATGTATGCAAAGAAAATCCACCAAggcatttcaaaaaatcatcaaaaccaACTCAAAAAAAGGATCATCCATCATTAGTGATTTTGCAAcgtaaactttctctaaatgaAAATGTTCTACGTTTACACCTATATTGGTCACTTTGtggttttaatttatcaaatgaaGAAGTTTCTAAACTTTCGTATGCTTTGCAAAAAGTTCAATACCATCCAATTGTCGAGCATGCTCGTTTTTGGGGTAAAATCTATGGTCTCAAGAAATCTTATTACATTGTTGAAGCTAAACTCACACAATCTGAAATTGATAATCGTTTCGAAGAAATGCGAGAAGACGTCATGGAAAAGATCAGAATATATCAAGACACAAAAACCCAAAGTGTGAATAAAATAGAAGACCAAGATCTTATACCAGGAGCCCAGTGGCAAGACCGTACAGTCGATGAACTGGAAAAAATGAACCATCAATGTGAAGAAGTTCCTGTTTTGACGAATAATCCAACTTTTGATATCCCACCAGAGCCAATTGGTACTGGCTTAAAtcgaaaaacttattttgttgtgaATTGTTTGAATGACGAATGGATTGAACTTCCGATTGTTAGCACTCAACAGatacaaatttcaagaaaaattaagaaattcctTAAAGGTGAACTTGACGCTGAAATTCATAGCTATCCAAGTTTTCCTGGAACTGAAAAACACTATCTAAGAACCATGATAGCCAGAATCACTTCGGGAACATACGTGGCACCCAATAATTACTACAGAAGGCTTACAAAAACAGAAATGTTGGAGATTTATGGTGACAGTACAAAGGAAACCGAGGGTGAAATCGATGAATCAGATGGTGAAGGTGAAGAAGAGGATTTAGACAATGACGCTATCATTatagaaaatgaaaactataaacCTTGTGCCGAAAAACTTATGAACTCAAAGTCCTGGGTTCATGTTCGACCGAATATCCTTGAACAAGGTCGAATAGTATATTTTGATGAGAAGAAAGCCCTTAAAGCCTTGGAAAGTGGAAGTTACAACAATGAAGAAGAAATGGAAGAAATAGATGTTGAAGTTGGAGAGGAGGAGTCAGATAGTGACGATTCAAGCAAAATGGAGAAATCTGATAGACCAGCCCTTTTCAACACATGCTTTCAAGACAAAAACCgagaaaatgttaaaagttgGAGCATACGTAATTCAAGTAATCATTGTAAAATAAACCAGTTGACTATTTTACGATCAAATCTATGGCCTGGAGCTTATTCgtttacatttgaaaaataCTCTGATTCTATTTACTTTGGTTGGGGATCGAAATACACTGCTAGAAATGTGTCACTAGCTCATATACCACCGATACACGTTGAATATGAGACAAGCGATTTAATTGAAGTGCGTGATCCTACTGTTGAAATGGAGGAAGCATGGCGTTTATTTAATGAGAAAAAAGCATTCGAAGAAATGattgaagaagaaaacgaagaagaagaagaatcttGTTAG